Part of the candidate division WOR-3 bacterium genome, ATCTCAATCCTGGCGCCGAGTGTCTCAAAACCCTTGATATGAAGATCGATCGGTCTCGGACCGATGGCACAGCCGCCCGGGAAACTGACCCGTGCCCGTTTCTCACGCGCAATGAGTGCACCCAGCACATAATACGATGCCCTCATCTTCCGCACGATATCGTATGGTGCCTCAATCCTCTTTATCTTCGGGGTGTGTATCTTGAGGGTGTTACGATTGAATTCCACCCTGGCGCCGAGATATTCGATCAATTCCACCATTGTCCGGACGTCGATAAGATCAGGGATATTTTCGAGTATCACGGGTTTGTCCGTCAAAATCGAAGCGGCGATAATCGGAAGGGCAGAGTTTTTCGCTCCGGAAATATTTATTTCTCCGGAGAGTTTCTTTCCACCTTCAATAATAAAACGCTGCATTGCCATAGTAAATTATACTGATATTAGCAGTATTGTCAATCTCCTCCCCACACACCAGAAGCCGACCGTCCGTTATTCTCTGCCGAAACGTGCAGCAAGTTCGTCCAGGGAAAAACGCAACACAATAGGTCTGCCGTGGGGGCAGATATACGGATTATCACAGGCGAACAGGCGGTCGATAAGACTCTGCATTTCAGGAACCGACAACTTCTGTCCCGCCTTGATGGCGCTGCGACAGGCGATGACCTTCGCCACCTCGCTCTTTTCTTTTATCAAATTACCCAAGCCGTCGATCTCTTTAAAGAGTCCTGATATCGCATCACGGTTCACACGGGCGTCGGCCGGAAGACTATCGAGCACCACTGTCCGCGCGGAAAATTCTTTGAATTCTATCCCAAGTTCTCTAAGGATCGCCCTAGTCTTCTTGTATGCCCGATGCTCTTCAGGAGTGAGTTCGAGTGTAATGGGAAACAAGAGTCTCTGGGAACCGCCCTTGCCTTTCATTATCGCTTCATAGATTATCCTCTCATGAGCGACATGTTGATCCACGATAATAAACCCAGACTTTGTCTGGGAAAGGATATACATATTGTGAATCTGCCAGAATTCATCAGAGGCAGGCGGTCTTTCTGATACGGATTCATCTCCGCGCCCGCCTGCATAAGATATTATGGTATCCTGGACAAAACGGCGCGGGCCTTTTGAAAATTCAGGGGGTTCGGGTTGAGGAACGGTATAAGAAGCTTTTACAGACCTCGAAAAGATATGCTTCTTGATCGTCTGCTCCAGCAGATCAATGATATATCTTTCATCTCTGAACTTAACTTCGTTCTTTGCGGGATGAATATTGACGTCGACAAAAGCCGGTTCGACTTCGATGTTGAGAATAAAAGCGGGAGGGTATTTGGGTTCCTGATAAGTACGCATTATCGACCGATAGATTCTGGGATATCTGACCGGTCTTGAGTTTACATAGATATAGTTCATATGATGGGATTTGAAAAAATCGGGTCGGGAAAAATAACCGAAAATCCTGACCTTCCCGACATCCGACTCCACCTTTATCAACGACTCCACAATCTCATCAGGAAAAAAGACCTTGATCCGACCTTCGATACTGTCGGTGCCCGTCATTTCGAGTATGCTGTTGTTCGACTCTGAAAGGGCGAAACCGACACGGGGATTGATGAAGGCATAAGACCTCACAGTCTCTGAGATCAAACGGCGCTCCCACTGCGCTGATTTCAAAAATTTCAATCTCGCCGGCAGGTTAAAGAACAAGCGGGAAACCTTTATGCGGGTCCCGCGGGGACGGTGTGAATCGACCACCTTTTTTGTCTCACCGCCGACTACGACAATTTTGGTTCCCTGCTTGCTGTCTGACGTCTCGAGGGTGAAATGCGATACCTGAGCGATACTGGCAAGGGCTTCCCCCCTGAATCCATAAGTCCTGATATCTGTTATGTCTTCGACGGTCGCGATCTTGCTGGTGGCATACCGTTCAATCGCACGCAGGGCGTCATCCCGCGCCATTCCTTCTCCATCATCGTTTACCAGACACTTCTGTTTACCGCCGTCCTCGATCTCAATCTCAATGCGCCGGGCACCGGCATCCAAGGAATTCTCAATCAGCTCTTTAATGACTGAAACCGGCCTGGCGATGACCTCGCCGGCGGCGATTTTACCCCTTACTTCAGGCGGCAAAACCTTGATTTTACCCATGGAATATTCTATTGAAGATCAAGCCAAAGTCAAGAAAGCGAATCACGGATAGACCTGACATCGTCCATGATCGCCGCCCTCAGCGCTTCATCGCCGCTGAATTCTTCAATATCCCTTATCCGTTCAATAACTCTTACTGATAGACGCTTTCTGTATAGATCACCGGAAAAATCGAGGATATGGACCTCAATCAGATGTTCCCTGCAGAACATCGCTCCGAGATATATCCCGTCACTCACAACCACCCTGACTTTGTAAACACCATCAAGGGGCATCAGTTTTTTCCTGTCAACGCGTATGTTTACTGTGGGAAATCCGAGTTTAGCACCTTTTCCTTTGCCCCGAATCACGCGTCCGGAAATCGTATATTCTCTGCCGAGCAGTCGGTTGGCTGCTTTTATATTTCCGAGAAGAATAAGTTCACGGATCCGGGTACTTGAAATCGTTCCTCCATCCTTGAGACGCGGGAGAATTTTTACCGTAAACAACCCTTCAGCGAACTTTTGAAGCGCTTTTGCTGAACCGACACGTCCTTTACCGAAATGAAAGTTCTCGCCGACCACCACACAATGAGGCGAAATCTTCCTGGCAACCATTTCAACGAAATCCCGGGCATCAAGTTCGGCAAACCGCCTGGTGAATCGAAAATAGTAGATAAAATCGACGCCCAGTTCCCGGAAGATCGCTTCTTTTTCTTCTTTTAAAGTCAAGTAGATTATCGGCGCCGATTTCAGGACGAAAAAAGGCAGAGGCAGAAATGTTATGATGCCGACCTTTTTTTCACCGCCTGCCAGTCTCTTCAGCTCTTTTACAATACTTTGGTGTCCACGATGCACCCCGTCGAAACTGCCGATGGCGCAAACCGAGTTCACGGTGATACGGTCCTTTTTTTCAAGTAAAATTTTCATAATTCAATTCTTTCTCTTTTTAAAAAATTCATTCTGAAAAAGATCACCGACCTTTACGGCATCTGTAACTTTAAAATCACCGATCCTGATCCTGCGTAAAGAAAGGAGGAGCGCACCGCATCCGAGTCGTTCACCGAAATCAAAAGCAAGGGTGCGGATATAAACTCCTTTACCCACGACGGTGTTGAACTTAACCCGGGGATCTTCATAATCGATGATCGAGAATTTTTTGATGAACACCTTCCGTTTTTTCGGTCTTACCTCTATTCCCTTGCGGCTGAGCTCATACATCTTCCTGCCTTTTATCTTAAGTGCCGAATACGGAGGCGGAGTCTGGTAAACTTCACCTTCGAATTCCTCAGCCGTCTTCCGCAGTTCATCCGAAGAGGGAAAATCCACCTTCTGGATATACTTGATCGGTCTGCCGCTTATATCATAGGTATTATTCACCGCGCCGAGAAGTATCTCTCCTTCGTATTCTTTTTCACAGGATTGAAATTCATCAAATCTTTTGGTCGCCCGTCCTATAAGAATAATGAGCAGACCGCTCGCAAACGGATCAAGGGTTCCCGCATGGCCCACTTTTTTAAAAAATTTCTGGAACATACGAACAATCTGAAATGAACTGAAGCCGACCGGTTTGTCCACCAAAACAATCTTGTCATGCATAAGAGAATAAATTTATCATCTCTTCTTTTTCATTTCCCGAAGTATCGCCCTCACGATCTCTTTCTTCACCACCTTGAGGGGTTTTTTAATCCGTGCCCCTGCTGCAAGACGATGGCCGCCTCCACCGTACCGGTTCGCAAGCTTGTCGACGTCAAGCACGCCGTCACTGCGCAAACTGATCCTGGTACACCGATGTTCTTCACGCAGAAACAATGAAACCTTGACTTCAGTAATCGCCTGAAGGAATGATACGAAATTTTCCGATTCCGTCATCTTTGCACGGCTCTTTTTAAGCATCGACTGTGTGACATACATAACACCCACGCCGTTTTTTATTTCTATGGTGTCCAGAACCTTACTCAGTAATTTCGTACCGTTGAGTGTCTTTGCATTCAACTTTTTGACGAGCGGTCCGGGTTTGACCCCCAACTCAACCAATTCACTTGCGATGCGCAGGGATTCTTTAGTGGTGTTGGGATAGACGAATCCTCCGGTTTCACTGTAGATACCGCAGTAAAAAATCTCAGCCAGGGATTTATCTATCCGCACACGCAACTTCTTGAAAATATCATAAATAATCTCGCAGGCGGACGATGCGTCCTCTTTGATTATTTTGAGCATCCCGAATGCATCATTGCTTTTATGGTGGTCGATGTTTATAATCACTTTCGACTCCGGTCTTACGGCGTCAAAACCACCAGTATCGGGAAAGATTCTCGAAATACCGGCTGAATCAACCGCAATCAACAGGTCGAAATCAGGCAGTTTTCTGACAAACCGCCATCTTTTCAGAAGAAAACGATATTTTGAAGGAATCGGTGAATAACAGAACAATATCGGAACCCTTCTTTTATAATGTTTTACAAGATGGGCACAACTTAATGCGGCGGCAATGCCGTCGGCATCAGGATCGATGTGCGTGGCGACGACAATGCGCCTATTCTTCTTTATCGTCTGTACTAATCTTTTTAAATAATTCATCTATTCTTTGTCGATATTCATAACTGTTGTCGATTTTAAATTCGAGCTCGGGCACGGATCTCAGTCTGATACGATGCGCCAGAACGCTTCTAATATATCCCTTAGCCCGTTTCAGGGTCTGAAACGATTCGACCTTATCTCCGAGACTCGAAAAATAGATGACGGCGGTCTTCAAGTCAGCCGTCACTTCGACAGATGTGATTGTGATAAATCCGAGACGGGGATCTCTAATCTCCTGGGTGACGATATTGGATATTTCACGCTCGAGTACCGACGCGACTCTGTCTTTTCTCATTATATCAGCTCCACTTCGTAATTGAGCAAAGAAACGGCATGCACGCGGTCAAGAAAGTCTATCGCCTTACGCATCGTTGCATCCACAATCGTCCTGTCATTACCGCAGGTGACGAGCCCCAGCTGCGCTCTCTGCCAGAGCGACAGATCACCGTATTCACAAACCGCCACGTTATAATGCCTCTTAAGACGTTCTTTGATGCTCTTAACCACCCTTCTCTTCTCTTTTAAAGAATGGCATTCCTCAATATGGAGGTCTAATTCACACCGACCGACAAAAAATCTATCCGCCATCTGCCGCCGTGCTCTCTTCTATTTTATAAAATTGGATGGTATCACCCTTTTCGATCGTCTCGGCGTTTTCAAGACCCACCCCGCACTCATAGCCGGCAAGGACTTCCTTCACATCATCTTTGAATCTCTTCAATGAAATGACCTTTGATTTCAGGATCTCTTTTCCTTCCCGGATAACACGCGCCACTGCATTACGCGTCACTTTACCGTCCTTGATATAACAACCGGCGACCACACCGAGTTTCGGGATATTGAAGACCTCCCGAATCTCGGCTTCACCGATGAGGATCTCTTTTATCGTGGGTTCCAGCATTCCCAGCATGGCGGAACGTAAATCATCCAGTGCTTCATAAATCAATCTATATGTTCGTATCTCGACACCTTCGCGCTCTGCAGCCTCAAGTGCATTGGTGTCAGGTCCGACATGGAAACCGACACAGATCGCACCGGTGACCTCTGCAAGCAGAATATCCGATACATTTATCTTACCGACTCCTTTATGGACGATTCGGATTCCGACATCTTCCATATTCAATTCGTTCAATTTTTCATCAAGAACTTCGACCGAGCCGGCGGAATCCGCCTTGAGAATCACCTTCAATTCTTTGGTCTCACCGCTCTTGATCTTTTCCTGTAGGTCAAGAAGGGTCACCTTGGATTTCGCCCTGAGCGTACGGTTGCGGTCCAGCAACTGCCTTTGATAAGCGAGTTCCCTGGCACGTCTTTCATTATCGACCGCGAGGAAGACCTCACCGGCCTGGGGCAGACCACTGAAACCGAGCACCAGAACCGGCGTGGAAGGACCTGCTTCTTTCACCCGATTCATCTTTTCGTCGAGCAATTCCCTGACCCGTCCGAAATGCGGTCCGCAGACAAAAGGATCGCCTTTATGGAGCATTCCTTCCTGGACCAAAATCGTGGAAACATTACCCTTTCCCCGGTCGAGCCGTGCTTCAATCACAACACCCTTTGCGGCTTTCTTGACAGGAGCCTTCAATTCAAGTTCTTCAGCCTTAACAAGTATTGCATCAAGAAGATCAGGAATACCAACTCCTTTGAGCGCCGATGTCTCGACGCATATTGAGTTCCCGCCGAACTCTTCGATAACGACGTTCGCTTTTGCAAGCTGGGTCTTCACCAGATTCACATTGGCACCGGGCAGATCGATTTTATTTATGCAGACGATGATCGGTACATTTGCAGCCCGGGCATGGTCGATCGCTTCGACGGTCTGCGGCATCACACCGTCGTCTGCAGCGACGACAAGAATAACGATATCAGTGACTTGGGCGCCGCGTGCCCTCATCGCGGTAAAGGCTTCATGCCCCGGGGTGTCGAGAAAGGTTATGGTCTTATCATGATATGTGATCTGGTAGGCTGCCATACGCTGCGTGATCTTACCGTATTCTTCTTCAACGACCCGCAGTTTGGTTATGGCATCGAGTAGAGTCGTCTTTCCATGGTCGACATGTCCCATAATAGTGACCACCGGCGGTCTCGCCACTTTTTCAACGTCTGCCTGGGGCGCCAGTTGTTCCTCCACAGAGATGACCCTGACCGAATAACCGAATTCATCACAGAGCAGGGTAATCGTATCGATGTCAAGCCGCTGGTTCAAACTGACCATCAATCCCATATCCAGACATTTCTTGATCACTTCACTCGTCGGCATCTTCAATGCCTGCGAGAGCTCGGCGACGGTCATAAAATCCACCACGTCGACGACCTTTTCAGAAGGCTTCACCTCGACCTTATGAACAACATCCCGTTTATAATGTTTCTTGGTTTCTTTTTTCTCAAGTTTGGCGAGGGTTGATTTAACGGTTTCCCGTATTGCTTCTTTATCTATCTTCCTTTTCTTCTCTTTTGCTTTCGGTTTTGTATAACGCCGGGTGAACTCCTTTTTGACCCGCTTCTTTTCCTCAGAGATCTTCGCCCTGACCTTTTTGATCTCTTCTTCTGACAGAGATGACATATGACCTTTTGCTTTGATACCTATCTCATCAAGCAGTTTTATCAACGCGGCGCTCGACAGACCAAGATTTTTGGCTACATTGTAAACTTTCTTTCTCGGCATTTTATGTCACCTCTTCTTTTATTTCTTTCTTCTTCTCCTTCTTTTTATCCCCGACGGATTCTTCTTCTTTTCCTTTTTCCGGCTTTTCATCTTCTTTCTTTTCAGTCTCTTTTTCCTCTTCTTTTTCAACAATTTCTTCTTCGGCGACCTCTTCCTCGGTCTCGCCGAGATCAAATCCGAGTTTCTCTTTCAGATCCGCCACTCCGTCATCATCCAGTTTCAAAAGGAACTTCAATTCTTCAGTCGGCGCCTTAAGAACCGTCAGAACATTCGTGTACCCTTTTTCAATCATCAATTTTTTCAATTTAGACGACAAACCGTCGATATCCTCGATCTTGATTTTACTAAGTTCCTTCTCCTTCAAATCTTTTTCATACTCACTCACCTTTTTGATCTCGATCTCCACTTCACAAAGCTTTGATGCAAGATCAACATTCACCCCGTTCTTTCCTATCGCCTTGGAGTAGTCGTCATCCGGCACGACCGCCAGCACATGGCCTTCACCAAGACTTATAACCTCTTTTATCCTCGCCGGCGAAAGACTCCGCGATATCTGAAGATTCGATTCTTTACTCCACTGAATCACATCTATCCGTTCACCCGACAGTTCCTTGACAATGGATTGGATACGACTGCCGCGGTAACCAACACAGGCACCGATCGGATCGATCTTCGGATCAAGGGTCTGAACCGCAACCTTTGCCCTTACTCCCGGTTCACGAACGATTTTAATCACCTGAATCAGACCGTCTTTTATTTCAGGAATTTCATAAAACAACAGACGTTCCAAGAACTTGGGGTCGGTCCTGGAAAGGATGATCTTGGGTCCCCATTGTGCACGATCCACTCTGGACACAACCGCACGTATAGGAGAATCGAGCCGGTAGTGTTCGGTCCTCATCATCCCGTACGGAGGTATCACGGCTTCCACAGGTCCCAGATCAACAAGGACCTCATTACGGCTCACAACCTTGACTATCCCCTTTACGATCTCTCCCACTTTCTTTTCGTATTCAGCCATAATTCTGTTTCTTTCCGCTTCACTCACCCGCTGGGTCAACGTCTGCTTTACGGATTCGATTGCGGTTCTGCCCAGATCCGATATCGGTATGAGTATCCTGAAATCATCTCCGATCTTGTAGTTCACATCTTTGGCTTGAGCCTCTTCAAGCGATATCTCTTTATCAGGATCACTAACCTCTTCCACGATCTTTTTCACAATGAAGATTTTTATCTCACCGGTTGATTTGTTCACAGACACCTCGGATTCAACTCCTTTACCGAACTTTCTCTTTACACCGTTCTTCAAAGCCTCAGCAAGCGATTCTATGACATAATCGAATTTAACTCCTCTTGCCCGTGCGATTGACTTTATATTTTCTATAATTAAATTACCTTCGTTTGCCATATTCTAATTCCTCCATCACCCTGGCACTTACTATTGAAGCATATGGAATAAAGGTCTCACCCGATTCAGTGGCGATAACGGCGCCCTCTTGATTCGCATCTCTGAGATAGCCCTTCATCTTTCCATCCGCCATATTCACCTCGACAAATTTTCCCATCGCCCAACAGTAGTGTTCGGGTCTCTTCAACGGTCTCCTGACACCAGGAGAGGAAACCTCAAGGGCATATGAAAAAGGAACAATCCCACTCTCATCCAGTGCCCTTGATATTGCGGTGCTTGTCTTCTTGCAGTCGGCGACCGTAACACCGCCTTCTTTATCAATAAAGACTCGAAATTTTTTCGCCACCTCATTAAAGAGCATATCATAAAATCTATACCCCATATCATTCAACAGGTCTCTTATAATATTCGAAACCGCATCTATGGAAAAAATCTCACTCATTCAGCCTCCGATACAACATATCTCTAATCTCAACACATTTTCCTACGACATCCTTTTTCTCGACCTCAATTACATCTTTTGTCGCGCGCAGGTAGATATCAAATCTGTTGTTCTTTATTCCTTTGGGACCGATAGTGAGTCGCATCGGAATCCCGATGAGTTCCGAATCATTGAATTTTATTCCAGCGGTCACGTCGCGGTCGTCGACAAGGACCGAAAAACCGTGTTCATCAAGTTCCTGTGCAATCTGAGCAGCGAATTCCGCAACTCTTTCATCAGCGGGGTTAAGCACGACGAGATATAGTTCATATGGTGCGATCGAGATAGGCCAGGCAGTGCCGTGCTCATCGCCTCTCTGTTCACAGGCGCACGCCATAATGCGCTCCAGACCGATACCATAGCTTCCCATCACAATCGGACGCCTCTCACCGTTTTCATCCAGAAAAGAAGCACCGAGCGCCCGGGAATATTTTGTGCCGAGTTTGAAGATATGGCCCAGTTCCAGACCATTGAACAGAGAAAGCTCGCCGCCGCACTTCTCGCACCTGTCGCCTTCTTTCACCTTCCGCAAATTTAAAAACTCCTTGACCCTTATATCCCGGTCTAAATTGAGCCCCTTGATATGATAATCATTTTTATTTGCACCGGTAATCATACCCATTGCACCCTTTAATAGATCATCGGCATAGATGTCGGCGTCTTCCCTGCCTGTGGGTCCGATAAAGCCGGGTTCAGCACCGAAATACTCAACAATCTCCTCGGCGCTTGCGGGCCGATATGAAAAGCCGAATCTATTTTTGATTATATTTTCGTTGATCTCATAGTCACCACGCAGCAGAATGATGAGAGGAGCCTTTTCCGAAGCAGTGTAAAAGATTGATTTTACAAGGCGACGAACAGGAACATTCAAAAAATCGCTCACCTCTTCAACAGTCCTCTTGCCCGGAGTATGGACTTCTTCAATCGGGGTGTCCTGGAATGTAACAAATTCCCCCTTACCTTTCG contains:
- a CDS encoding DUF503 domain-containing protein, whose amino-acid sequence is MADRFFVGRCELDLHIEECHSLKEKRRVVKSIKERLKRHYNVAVCEYGDLSLWQRAQLGLVTCGNDRTIVDATMRKAIDFLDRVHAVSLLNYEVELI
- a CDS encoding UDP-N-acetylglucosamine 1-carboxyvinyltransferase (adds enolpyruvyl to UDP-N-acetylglucosamine as a component of cell wall formation; gram-positive bacteria have 2 copies of MurA which are active), with product MAMQRFIIEGGKKLSGEINISGAKNSALPIIAASILTDKPVILENIPDLIDVRTMVELIEYLGARVEFNRNTLKIHTPKIKRIEAPYDIVRKMRASYYVLGALIAREKRARVSFPGGCAIGPRPIDLHIKGFETLGARIE
- the ribF gene encoding riboflavin biosynthesis protein RibF, which gives rise to MKILLEKKDRITVNSVCAIGSFDGVHRGHQSIVKELKRLAGGEKKVGIITFLPLPFFVLKSAPIIYLTLKEEKEAIFRELGVDFIYYFRFTRRFAELDARDFVEMVARKISPHCVVVGENFHFGKGRVGSAKALQKFAEGLFTVKILPRLKDGGTISSTRIRELILLGNIKAANRLLGREYTISGRVIRGKGKGAKLGFPTVNIRVDRKKLMPLDGVYKVRVVVSDGIYLGAMFCREHLIEVHILDFSGDLYRKRLSVRVIERIRDIEEFSGDEALRAAIMDDVRSIRDSLS
- the rbfA gene encoding 30S ribosome-binding factor RbfA, with amino-acid sequence MRKDRVASVLEREISNIVTQEIRDPRLGFITITSVEVTADLKTAVIYFSSLGDKVESFQTLKRAKGYIRSVLAHRIRLRSVPELEFKIDNSYEYRQRIDELFKKISTDDKEE
- the nusA gene encoding transcription termination factor NusA; the protein is MANEGNLIIENIKSIARARGVKFDYVIESLAEALKNGVKRKFGKGVESEVSVNKSTGEIKIFIVKKIVEEVSDPDKEISLEEAQAKDVNYKIGDDFRILIPISDLGRTAIESVKQTLTQRVSEAERNRIMAEYEKKVGEIVKGIVKVVSRNEVLVDLGPVEAVIPPYGMMRTEHYRLDSPIRAVVSRVDRAQWGPKIILSRTDPKFLERLLFYEIPEIKDGLIQVIKIVREPGVRAKVAVQTLDPKIDPIGACVGYRGSRIQSIVKELSGERIDVIQWSKESNLQISRSLSPARIKEVISLGEGHVLAVVPDDDYSKAIGKNGVNVDLASKLCEVEIEIKKVSEYEKDLKEKELSKIKIEDIDGLSSKLKKLMIEKGYTNVLTVLKAPTEELKFLLKLDDDGVADLKEKLGFDLGETEEEVAEEEIVEKEEEKETEKKEDEKPEKGKEEESVGDKKKEKKKEIKEEVT
- the truB gene encoding tRNA pseudouridine(55) synthase TruB, producing MHDKIVLVDKPVGFSSFQIVRMFQKFFKKVGHAGTLDPFASGLLIILIGRATKRFDEFQSCEKEYEGEILLGAVNNTYDISGRPIKYIQKVDFPSSDELRKTAEEFEGEVYQTPPPYSALKIKGRKMYELSRKGIEVRPKKRKVFIKKFSIIDYEDPRVKFNTVVGKGVYIRTLAFDFGERLGCGALLLSLRRIRIGDFKVTDAVKVGDLFQNEFFKKRKN
- a CDS encoding proline--tRNA ligase — translated: MTLFEICVIFNVMKIERSLITTLREDPKEAETKSHRILLRGGFIKQLASGINIYLPLGWRVLRRIEAIVREEHERLGAQELLMPALSPKDIWQESGRWEEYGDDMFRLQDRKGRDYCLCPTHEEIIAEIARTRIRSYKDLPQIWFQIQMKYRDELRPRFGVIRSRQFLMKDSYSLDCDEEGLDRSFNLHKEAYMRIFKRCGLEFEVVDASGGLMGTGESKEFVARVEGGEDTIVACSGCGYRSNLEAAKGKGEFVTFQDTPIEEVHTPGKRTVEEVSDFLNVPVRRLVKSIFYTASEKAPLIILLRGDYEINENIIKNRFGFSYRPASAEEIVEYFGAEPGFIGPTGREDADIYADDLLKGAMGMITGANKNDYHIKGLNLDRDIRVKEFLNLRKVKEGDRCEKCGGELSLFNGLELGHIFKLGTKYSRALGASFLDENGERRPIVMGSYGIGLERIMACACEQRGDEHGTAWPISIAPYELYLVVLNPADERVAEFAAQIAQELDEHGFSVLVDDRDVTAGIKFNDSELIGIPMRLTIGPKGIKNNRFDIYLRATKDVIEVEKKDVVGKCVEIRDMLYRRLNE
- a CDS encoding bifunctional oligoribonuclease/PAP phosphatase NrnA, producing MNYLKRLVQTIKKNRRIVVATHIDPDADGIAAALSCAHLVKHYKRRVPILFCYSPIPSKYRFLLKRWRFVRKLPDFDLLIAVDSAGISRIFPDTGGFDAVRPESKVIINIDHHKSNDAFGMLKIIKEDASSACEIIYDIFKKLRVRIDKSLAEIFYCGIYSETGGFVYPNTTKESLRIASELVELGVKPGPLVKKLNAKTLNGTKLLSKVLDTIEIKNGVGVMYVTQSMLKKSRAKMTESENFVSFLQAITEVKVSLFLREEHRCTRISLRSDGVLDVDKLANRYGGGGHRLAAGARIKKPLKVVKKEIVRAILREMKKKR
- a CDS encoding translation initiation factor IF-2 — translated: MPRKKVYNVAKNLGLSSAALIKLLDEIGIKAKGHMSSLSEEEIKKVRAKISEEKKRVKKEFTRRYTKPKAKEKKRKIDKEAIRETVKSTLAKLEKKETKKHYKRDVVHKVEVKPSEKVVDVVDFMTVAELSQALKMPTSEVIKKCLDMGLMVSLNQRLDIDTITLLCDEFGYSVRVISVEEQLAPQADVEKVARPPVVTIMGHVDHGKTTLLDAITKLRVVEEEYGKITQRMAAYQITYHDKTITFLDTPGHEAFTAMRARGAQVTDIVILVVAADDGVMPQTVEAIDHARAANVPIIVCINKIDLPGANVNLVKTQLAKANVVIEEFGGNSICVETSALKGVGIPDLLDAILVKAEELELKAPVKKAAKGVVIEARLDRGKGNVSTILVQEGMLHKGDPFVCGPHFGRVRELLDEKMNRVKEAGPSTPVLVLGFSGLPQAGEVFLAVDNERRARELAYQRQLLDRNRTLRAKSKVTLLDLQEKIKSGETKELKVILKADSAGSVEVLDEKLNELNMEDVGIRIVHKGVGKINVSDILLAEVTGAICVGFHVGPDTNALEAAEREGVEIRTYRLIYEALDDLRSAMLGMLEPTIKEILIGEAEIREVFNIPKLGVVAGCYIKDGKVTRNAVARVIREGKEILKSKVISLKRFKDDVKEVLAGYECGVGLENAETIEKGDTIQFYKIEESTAADGG
- a CDS encoding ribosome maturation factor yields the protein MSEIFSIDAVSNIIRDLLNDMGYRFYDMLFNEVAKKFRVFIDKEGGVTVADCKKTSTAISRALDESGIVPFSYALEVSSPGVRRPLKRPEHYCWAMGKFVEVNMADGKMKGYLRDANQEGAVIATESGETFIPYASIVSARVMEELEYGKRR
- the mutL gene encoding DNA mismatch repair endonuclease MutL, giving the protein MGKIKVLPPEVRGKIAAGEVIARPVSVIKELIENSLDAGARRIEIEIEDGGKQKCLVNDDGEGMARDDALRAIERYATSKIATVEDITDIRTYGFRGEALASIAQVSHFTLETSDSKQGTKIVVVGGETKKVVDSHRPRGTRIKVSRLFFNLPARLKFLKSAQWERRLISETVRSYAFINPRVGFALSESNNSILEMTGTDSIEGRIKVFFPDEIVESLIKVESDVGKVRIFGYFSRPDFFKSHHMNYIYVNSRPVRYPRIYRSIMRTYQEPKYPPAFILNIEVEPAFVDVNIHPAKNEVKFRDERYIIDLLEQTIKKHIFSRSVKASYTVPQPEPPEFSKGPRRFVQDTIISYAGGRGDESVSERPPASDEFWQIHNMYILSQTKSGFIIVDQHVAHERIIYEAIMKGKGGSQRLLFPITLELTPEEHRAYKKTRAILRELGIEFKEFSARTVVLDSLPADARVNRDAISGLFKEIDGLGNLIKEKSEVAKVIACRSAIKAGQKLSVPEMQSLIDRLFACDNPYICPHGRPIVLRFSLDELAARFGRE